The Antechinus flavipes isolate AdamAnt ecotype Samford, QLD, Australia chromosome 4, AdamAnt_v2, whole genome shotgun sequence genomic interval CAACAATGATAATGAAAGGATTACTAGCAGGAAGCCAGACTCGGAGTAACTGAAAAGCTAGAGCAGACCCCAGAGAGAAAACAAATGGTTCCCCAGAGCCCGGGGCCCCCGGGACTCCGGGGACGTTCCGTGAGAGGCTTGGGGGGCTCCGCTTTTTCCTTAACTCCTTCTTTTTGTCTCCGGGAGAAGTTGGGCTCCAGAGGGGGATGGGCTGGGGATGAGGAGACGGAGAACGGCCATCAGGGTTCTGTAAAGTCATCGATGAGACTCCTTCTCAAACAAACCCCCAGTGTCTGTGTCCTTTCAAGTGTCAGTCAGTCCCTGTCTCTCCCGGGGCAGGGGCTGGCTGGCTGCCTACAGACGCTCTCCTGGCAAAGCAGGCGGCACAGACGAGCGCTTCATGAGGGCCCCGAGGCCTCCTGGCTTTGGTGCTGCCGGGAGAGGGGGCGGGATGggaatgttgggggggggggaggcgggcAGGGGGCCGGAGGAGGGGGTGGTGGAGGCGGTCAGGGAGCCGGCTGGGGATCGGGGGCCCaggagagaaaagatggaggTGGGGCTGACACAGTGAGGGATTGTGGGTGCGGGGGGGGCTAAGATGGGGCTCAGGATGGGATCAGCAGGTGGAGGAGGGGAGTAAAGATGGGCCTTGGGGACcacaaggaaaggaagagaaaaggaaggcgGGAGAGTGCAAGTGGTTTAGGATTTTGAGTCAGGATGACTCTGTGCTGGCTGCGTACATACAAGCCAAAAAAggctgtccctgccctcaaggggccTACAGTCTATCGGGAACACAGGAAACACAGGAAAGGGAGCTGGGACGGGGTAAGGGAGAGGGGCACAGGTGTGGGGGCAAGGCTGCCGCGGAGCTCCAAAAGTTCAGGGAGGACGGAGGGGAAATGTGGGGTgacagggggaaggaggggaaatgtgGGTgacaggaggaaggaggggaaatgtgGGGTgacagggggaaggaggggaaatgtgGGTgacaggaggaaggaggggaaatgtgGGGTgacagggggaaggaggggaaatgtgGGGTgacaggaggaaggaggggaaatgtgGGGTgacaggaggaaggaggggaaatgtgGGGTgacaggaggaaggaggagaaatgtGGGGTgacaggaggaaggaggggaaatgtgGGGTgacaggaggaaggaggagaaatgtggggtgacttgctcacagtcataGAGAGTGACTGATAAAACCAAGATTCAAATCCCAGACATCGGAAGGGATCGCTCTTAAGTGCTGCGGATTAGGATGATGATCACAGGGTTATGAATGCTAAAGATGGAGGCCGGGTGATCGGGACCAGAAAGGgtgatgaaatgagataaaataaggatggggaagggggagatggggaagggggagaagggggagacgTAGCACGTATTTATTCATACTTTTATGAGCCCGAAGAAGTGAGTGCTCAGGCGGAGGAGGAGCACCATCCGCCCAGAGGATTCGCTGCTTCTCTGAGTCTTTCATGGAATCATTCATAACTGCCCTGATTCCCACTCATGGTGTGGTGGAGGAGAAGAGTAAACGACCATTTGATAGGGGATGAGATGACAAGATATGACTACTCTCCAGGGTTCCCTCCCGGAAGATGAAGATAAAATCATcgattttaaagatggaaaagacTTAAGCGTCTTCCCATCAGGCCACGACTTTTTTTGCATCATGGACCCCACCTTATTGACAGACTGGGCAGAGCCTGGGGTCCCCTTCTCTGACTAAGCATTTTtctcagaataaaaattttaagttcataaaatacaaagatgataaattatattgtaatgcaattattgaaatattgtttaaaaacagaaataatttccTGGATCCCGGGATTCAAATCCCCGAGACAGCACAAGCGCCTAagtgtacagatgaggaaactgagacccagagatttGCCCCATTGATGGTGGGAGCAGAAGATTCGAATCCAGATCCTTTTCCCATTATCGCTGGCCACCTTCCTCAGTCTCAGCCTTGCCTCGTGCCGTAGCACGTGTTTGTTCATACTTTCATGAGCCGGAAGAAGTGAGTGCTCAGGCGGAGGAGGAGCACCATCTGCCCAGAGGATTCGCTGGGgacttggggggaggagggggaggtggAGAAAATTGAGTTTTGGAAGAAGCTAGAGAGTccaaagggaggaaagagaaccTTCCTTCCTGTGCAAAGGCCTGGAGATGGGCCCTGGCAGGTTGTGGACGGAAAAGAGCACCCAAAACAACAACTGGTACGGATTCAGTCGTGTCCAGCTCTCGGTGACTCTGGGGACCACCCAAAGCCAATGTGTCCATGGAGTTTCCCGGCAAACacttcaccatttccttctcctgtggattcagggaaactgaggaaagtgactttggagatggaggaaaggagggagaagggtgggcaggggaggggaggaaggagagaggctgCCCTCAAGCCCCTCCCAAAGCCAAATGGAGCCTCCTTCCCAGCTGTCCTTTGCAGCTCTGGCTGACCTTCCCCCTGACCCCCTCcgttctttccccttctcctgccTGCTCCTCGCAAGGCCGCCACTCCGGAAAGGGCAGAGGAACAGCACTTTCCTAGGAGCTCTCAGCTGCTTTCTCCTCTAAAATGAGCGTTTGGGGCTAAAGGCCCCGACTTGGCTGCCAGCTCTGAGTCACTGACCCTTCACAAAGACTCTGGGGCAGGAGGGTGGGGGGGGGagtgaggggggtggggggataggggagagatgggggagggggaacccTTGGTTCTGcgtggaagggggaaggggggcctcagttttctcagttctCAGTCTGGGAAATAAGAGCTTGGACCTCTCACGTCCCAGAACCTTCGGCTTACAATAAGATCCCCTTGTGATCATCTAATAACTAGTTTTAAGGGCTGCAAATCACTTCGCCAGTGTTTCTTCCCTCAGAACCGTCCAGGGAGATTCATGAGGTGCCAATGTATCCCCACTCggagatggagaaactgagactgagttaagggacttgcccaggatcacccagtcTGAAACCGGGCTGGAAGTCAGGTCTTCCGGAGAGCCGGGCGGCCCCGTCAGCTAAAGGGCGCAGGGCTCACGTCCTGGCCCTCCgcctcggtttcctcctctgCCAAATGGGAAGATTGCCGCTGAGGTCTTTCCGGATCTAGCAACAACAATTGGATAAAATAGGGTGAAGGAAGCCCCGATATATTGGGACAGAtagacagggagacagacagggagacacaAAAGAACAGACAGaaggagacacagacagacagacacagagagagacagacacagatacatacagatacacatacacacacaggcaacagacaaagacagaaagtcTCAGAtccacagacagacacagagggagacacagacagacacacagacacagacagacacacagacacagacagacaccagatacagacagacacacagacacagacagacacacagacacagacagacacacagacacacagacacagacagacacacagacacagacaggcAACAAAGACAGAAAGTCTCAGAtccacagacagacacagagggagacacagacagacagacacagacgcAGACGCagtcctcttccccctccccccgcctctCCAAGTGCGAGCGTCAGCCCTCCACCAGGCGGTGCCCGAGCCGAGCCGGGGCTGGAAGCTCGCGGCGCCTTTAAGCCTCCAACCGAGGGCGTGTCCTGCGCCCCGGACACGCCCCGGCCCGCCCCCCCGGCCCCAGCCCCGCCCCCGAGGTGGTAGCGCCGGCCCGGAGGGGGCTCGGGCGGCTCCTGGCTCCCCGGCTCGGGCGGTGGTGGCggctgctcctgctcctgctctaGCTCCTGCTCCGCCTCGGGCTCCTGCTCCGGCTCCGACTCCGGCTCGGGTTCGGGCTTCTGCTCCGGCTCGGGCTCGGGCAGCTCCGGGCGCGGCGGTTCCAGCGCGTGCAGACCCAGACCCGGAGCccgagccggagccggagccagACGCCGAGCCTGGCCGGAGGCTCGGGGCCGGGTTGAGCCGGACCGGGTGGCGGCGGCGGCCGCAGAGCCATGGGCCACCCCGCGCGCGGCACCTCGGGGGCGCAGTGAGCCGCGCGCTATCCCGCGCCCCCGCCGCCGCATCCTCCCCGGAGCGGCCCCCGGCATGGCCCCCGGGCCGGCGCGGGCCGCGCTGCTCTGGCCGCTGCTGGTGGCCGGCGCGGCGGCGGCAGCGCTGGAGCTGGGGCCGGACGAGGCGGAGCGCGAGCGGGGCCGGGGCTGGGCGCGCTGCCAGGCCGTGGCCATCCCCATGTGCCGCGGCATCGGCTACAACCTGACCCGCATGCCCAACCTGCTGGGCCACGAGACGCAGGCCGAGGCGGCGGCCAAGCTGCACGAGTTCGCGCCGCTCGTGGAGTACGGCTGCCACGCGCACCTGCGCTTTTTCCTGTGCTCCCTCTACGCGCCCATGTGCACCGACCAGGTGTCCGCGCCCATCCCCGCGTGCCGGCCCATGTGTGAACAAGCCCGCCGCCGCTGCGCGCCCGTCATGGAGCAGTTCAGCTTCCCGTGGCCCGACGCCCTGGACTGCGCGCGCCTGCCCACGCCCAACGACCCCCACGCGCTCTGCATGGAGGCGCCCGAGAACGCCACGGCCGGGCCCGCGCCCGCAGCCCCGGGGGGCGCCGCCACAGGCGGCCACGCCGGCCACCAGGGCCTGGGCATGCTGCCCGTGGCGCCGCGCCCTCCCCGGCCCGCGCCGGGCCCCGGGCCCGGCGCCCCCTCCTGCGAGAACCCCGACAAGTTCCAGTACGTGGCGAAGAGTCGCGCGTGCGCCCCCCGCTGCGCGCCCGGGGTCGAGGTCTTCTGGTCGGGGCGCGACAAGGACTTCGCCCTGGTGTGGATGGCCGTGTGGTCGGCGCTGTGCTTCTTCTCCACGGCCTTCACCGTGCTCACCTTCCTGCTGGACCCGCACCGCTTCCAGTACCCCGAGCGGCCCATCATCTTCCTGTCCATGTGCTACAACGTCTACTCGCTGGCCTTCCTGATCCGCGCCGTGGCCGGGGCGCAGAGCGTGGCCTGCGACCACGAGGCCGGGGCCCTCTACGTGATCCAGGAGGGCCTGGAGAACACGGGCTGCACGCTGGTCTTCCTGCTGCTGTACTACTTCGGCATGGCCAGCTCCCTCTGGTGGGTGGTGCTCACCCTCACCTGGTTCCTGGCGGCCGGCAAGAAGTGGGGCCACGAGGCCATCGAGGCGCACGGAGGCTACTTCCACATGGCGGCCTGGGGGCTGCCCGCGCTCAAGACCATCGTCATCCTCACGCTGCGCAAGGTGGCGGGCGACGAGCTGACGGGGCTGTGCTACGTGGGCAGCGCCGACGCCAGCGCGCTCACGGGCTTCGTGCTGGTGCCCCTGTCCTGCTACCTGGTGCTGGGGACCAGCTTCCTGCTCACCGGCTTCGTGGCCCTCTTCCACATCCGCAAGATCATGAAGACGGGGGGCACCAACACGGAGAAGCTGGAGAAGCTCATGGTGAAGATCGGCGTCTTCTCCATCCTCTACACCGTGCCCGCCACCTGCGTCATCGTCTGCTACGTCTACGAGCGGCTCAACATGGACTACTGGCGCCTGCGGGCCACGGAGCAGCCCTGCGCCGCCGCCGCGCTCCCCGGGGGGCGCCGGGACTGCTCCCTGCGCGGCGGCTCCGTGCCCACCGTGGCCGTCTTCATGCTGAAGATCTTCATGTCCCTCGTGGTGGGCATCACCAGCGGCGTCTGGGTCTGGAGCTCCAAGACCTTCCAGACTTGGCAGAGCCTGTGCCACCGGAAACTGGCGGGGGGCCGGGCCAGGGGCAAGGGCTGCGGGGGGCCGGCGGGCTGCGGCCGCGGGCCGCACTGCCACTACAAGGCCCCGGCCGTGGTCCTCCACATGACCAAGGCGGACCCGTACCTGGAGAACCCCACGCACCTCTAGAGTCGGGGCCcggcccccccctcccccgcgaGCGGCCTCCCaggccctcccccaccccctccggCGGGCCCGGCGCACACGCTGCCTGCCTTCTGGGACAGCTGAAGTGGCCAGCCAGCTGTCGCGGCCGGCGGAGCCCGGGCCTGGGGGACGGAGGGGGGCTGCCCGGGAGGAAGGCGCCCCCGAATAGAGGGCACAGAAGCCCCTGTCCCCAGACCCCGAGGCTCCGGAAGAACCCGGGCATGGAGGGGAGGGCAGAAGGCCGCGCGAGCGGGCAGAAGTTTATTTAATGATGTAATTTATTGTGAAGTTCCTTTGGAAGCATGGACTGGAATAAACCCCCCGCCCCCACCCTGTGTGCCCCCGCTTGCCTGGCCCGGTCTGCTCTGGGGCAGCGAGGTTTGGAGAGGAGGGGAGGTGGCCGGAGGGAGGCGGTGGGGGCGGGGCTGGGGCCGCAGCCTTTCTGCTGCGACAGCTGCGTTTCTCACGGACCCTTTGGGGCTGggactctctcctttcttcccttggGACTGCAGAAACGGGGGTGCCGGGACCTGTCCCCCAGGTGTCCCtttcctgccctccaggagcccGTTAGGGATGGGCCCCCCCAGACACTCGGCTCCCCTCCATCTGTCCCCTTTGAAAGGACACCAGAGagcccctttcctctctctcgcTCTCCGTCTGGGATTGGGAGGGGGGGAGAACAGCTCGAAGTCGGACTCCCCACCAAGGCTGTGGGATTCCCGGATACCTCTGGCAGGCCGAGAGGGCTAGGGCGGGGAGACCCCTGGGGTTGTCAGCGTCCCATGTGGGGGCCTCCCGGGCTGCCTGCTGTCCCCGCCCCCAGGAGGACGAGGGAGCCGCGGGGGATGGGCTGGGGCCACCCCCTGGGGTCATAGGGCACCAGCTACTAGGGAGGGATGAGGGGTTGGGGCTGGGAGACCTGGCTTCCCCTCCAAGCTCTCCCGGGGTTCTGGGCATGGGAGTGGAACTGGGGGCTCCCTCGTTAGGGAGCTGGGACCCTGAGCAGTTACTTCCGCGGCCTTTTCCTGCTCCTCCTTGTCCCATTCACCCCCAGCATTTGGAAATGGTgggtctaggggagggggaaaggaaatgcATCTTCATCTGAAGGAatagatgggggagggggatgaTCCCAGGGAGAACTCTGGGGGGACTTGGCTGCATAGGGGCACCCCCGGCTCAGGGCGTCTGGGTGTACATCCCCATGTGCGCTCCCTACCCCGACTCTCTTTCCTTTGCCTTCTCACCCTTTTCTACTGGCCCGACCTCCAGTCATTGTTCCAGGGAAACAACTCCCAAGTTCATAGGTTGATGGCTTTTGATGAGGATGAAGGGGGGTGGAGGGGTGGTCATGGTCAGTGGACTCCCTGTGCCTGCTGTCCCACAGGCCCTGGGTGCAGGGCAGATCTAGCTTTGGGGAAGTGGAACCTTAAAGATGTCTCCCCTTGCCCTCCAGGGTCTGACAATGAGGAGAGCTCCGCTGGGAACTGCTGGACCAAGGAGTGGTGTTCAGTGCCCTGCCTGAGCTATGGGGGTGAGGGTTGGGAGGCTGCagccttctcccctttcccaggTTCCCTGCGGCCCCATTTGTGCCCCCTGAGCCAAGGTGGGCTTCAGAGAGCGGCCGCCATCAGCTCCCAGCCTGCCCCAAGCATCCTCCCTACTCGGGACTTCCCCATCTTCCACCTTGTTTTAGGAAGCAGGGGGCACCTGGGACCACCAAAAATAACTACCTGGAGACGCTTTTTTCTCCTACTTCAAATGAATGACTGGGTGGCCTAATGTAACTTATATCCAGCCGAGCCTGTGCACAATGACTAGGGGTAGAACACTGCAGCCGCCCCAACCCCAGACCTCAGGGGGCACCACCTGCGGGGTATCCCAGGGGGATCTCACCACCTAAGGTGGGGGGAGCTTAGAGCGGCCTTTCTGGCCCCACCCCGTTTTCCACCAGGCAGGTGAGCCGTACACAACAGGGTGCCAGGGCAGGCAGGGCCccccaagttcaaatttagaGCTTTGGGGGTGCTGGTCCCCACCTCGGCTCAGACTCACTTCACCGGGAGTTGAgggaagcactttgtaaactttctAGGCCCAGTTTGGTGAGAGAACCCTAGGGAGGGCACGCCTTGTCTTGGGGGTCCAGGGAGGCAGGGGGTGTGGCCCCATATGGGGGAAACAGCTCATCCCGAGGTCACCTGGCTAAGGCCAGAGAATAACTTCCATCTGGAGAGCCCCGACCCAAGAAAACATGGCCAGGGACACCTCCCGAGGCCTGAGGGTTTGCCTCTGTCCCATCCTTACACTGAAgtgtattatttctttaaaaagtgcaAACTTCAGGACATCTCAGTGAATGGTTCAATGGCTTACCATCCTTGCCCCAACTAAGCCAGCCCTCGGAGATGCGCCTGGAGGAGCCCAAGCCCGACCCGTGGCTAAATCTGCAGACCACCACCTCGCTGACTGCCTGGGCCGAGCGGGGGCCGGCCACCGGCGACCGAGACCCAGAGGGACAGCCGCGACCGCCCGCCAGCGATGACCCCTGGGGTGTCCAGAGTTCTCATTTAAACAAACACAAGCACATGGCGTTTATTGTTTGAAATTCCGATTTATTACAAGCTTGGTCTTTGGCAGACCCTTTCCCTCCtgaatgacaatttttaaaaacaaagaaaggcaacatACAATTCGGACGTCACTGAAGCAACATCGGGCGCTCACTAAGGAACAAGGATTGGGCCTACGGGGGCAGAGGGGAGCGAGGGAGCCGCTTCAGCCACCGGCGGCGCGCTCCCCAGCCGTCCTCTGCCACCTAGATAAGACGTACAGGGACACACACCTTGCAGTTTAGTAGTAAAGATTTTATTCTCAAATCCTAGGCGTTACATCGCTTCTGTGGGTGTATTTAAATAGGTACATTAGAGCTGGCTGGCTCAGTTTCCAAATTCGAacttgatagaaaaaaatttaaccctgttctgtattttttttgtttttttttttatcaaagttgGCCATAAAAGGGAATCAGGACTACAAAGTTTTACCTAAATACAACAACTAAGGACTCACCAAGGAAAGGGATTCTCCGTCTGGGGCCACCGAAACCCTCAAAGATTCTCCAAGTCAGAATCTGGGGCCTCGACACTTGGCAAGAGGagggagctgggggtgggggtggggggggtgggagTGGCGTTGCTGTCAAGGAGCCAACACtagcccctcccccccatccttcTGGCTTTCAATGAGCTGGGGGGAAAACGAGGATTAAGCAAACACAGCTTTCATATAAATTGTCCTGTACATGTGCCAAAGCAAGACGACAATTATTTTACAAGGTGTCCTTTATACAATATCACTGCTGAAACAAGCAACTTTTAATAactagaaaaatcaatttttaaaaaagttacacTTTCAAATTCTTCCTGCTTTGTTCTGCCCTCCAAACCTTGTCTGGCCGAGAGATGGGCTGAGTGCCAGTGTCCCTCCTCTGGCCAGATTCATCCAAGGGAAGGACCGGCTGCATGATTATAAGCCAACTAAGGGAGCAGGAACCTCCAGTCTTTTTAATAGCGAAGTGCCTCAATtggatggggggaagggggacGGCGGAgggtggaagggaagggaacgTGCCCTCGGACCCACCAAGATCACCTCAAAGCCAAATTGTCTCATGATGCTGGTGAAAAATGAACTGACTTCTGAATGGGGGGGATGTACCCATTTTTACTGGGAGCAGGAGAAagtcttttccccaaaaaaaatcaagaccatatataaatatatatatatatatatatgtatgtatgtgtgtatatatatatattttaaaatcaacagCCCATTGGCCTGGTTACTCTTGGTCCTGTGTGGCAAAGCAACCCCTCCCCTGGTGAGAGGGAGGCGTGGGCTCTCTCGGGCAACCCCCCAGGGGctggaaaggaggagagaattcTCAGCAAGGGGTAGGGTGGAATTTCCAGGGAACTCAGCAGCATTTCACTGACTTCCTAACAATTTCAACATGGCGGCAAGAGCACCCATCCCATCCCCATTGCAAACCTCTTAGGATCACTCCGGGCACAGAAGCCAACCTAGTACCAACATTGCCTAACAACATTTATTATATCGGAAGCAGGCGCTCAGTTCTCTGCAGCGATGGCGATGAGGTCTAGGGAACGGGGCCCGGAGAAGAAACACTACCCCTTTCCCCACAAACCACCCCTGGTAAGCCTGCCGGGGGCTTTCTCCCCACCGCCGCCGCCCGGACGCCGGCCCCGgcctccttttatttcttcctcttccgcCCCCTGGAATGTCCCAGCGGCTCGGGGTCACTGTCCCCCGCTTCCCCCTCCAGGGGCTGGTCCGGGAGCTTCTTGCGCTTCCTGCGGACGTACGGGTGGCCCGGCAGGTGCTTGTGCACCAAGGCCACGAGGCACTGTTCTGTCTTCGCCAGGCAGGTCAGCACGTGGCTGCCGTGGCAGTTGTAGTGCTCCGCGTTGGCAAACACCTGCTTCATGTCGGACAGGAACTCCTGTACCGAGCGGTAAGCGCCACACGAGCATTTGTTCTTCATCGTCTGGAAGTCCATGGGGTGGCTGATGACGTCAAAGTAATCTTCCGCCTCCTCCGTGGTCACCGGCTCCCTGGGAAGAAAGACCAGAAGGAGAGGAGGTCAGCCTTGGAGGCCCAGGGGTGagcctcttccctcctccccgcccTCCTGGGAGCCCCACCCCAGGGACAGGCCAGGGAGAGCTGGCCGGGCGGGGACAGGAGGCCAGGGAGAGCAGGCCTGCGGTGCCCGACCTGAAAGGCCAGCTGAAGCGGAACTTGATGAGCTTGGTGAGGATTTCTTCACATTTCTGCAGCTCCAAGGTCTGCCTTCTTGAGCCTCTTTTGGTCTGAAGCACCTGTTTCCGAGCAGAGGAAAGGAGGTGACACTGGTGAACCCCGAGCACAGCATGGGAATTGGGGGACCGGACAGAGGGACAGACGTGGGAGCGTGAGCTCGCCCCAGATGAAGCC includes:
- the FZD9 gene encoding frizzled-9: MAPGPARAALLWPLLVAGAAAAALELGPDEAERERGRGWARCQAVAIPMCRGIGYNLTRMPNLLGHETQAEAAAKLHEFAPLVEYGCHAHLRFFLCSLYAPMCTDQVSAPIPACRPMCEQARRRCAPVMEQFSFPWPDALDCARLPTPNDPHALCMEAPENATAGPAPAAPGGAATGGHAGHQGLGMLPVAPRPPRPAPGPGPGAPSCENPDKFQYVAKSRACAPRCAPGVEVFWSGRDKDFALVWMAVWSALCFFSTAFTVLTFLLDPHRFQYPERPIIFLSMCYNVYSLAFLIRAVAGAQSVACDHEAGALYVIQEGLENTGCTLVFLLLYYFGMASSLWWVVLTLTWFLAAGKKWGHEAIEAHGGYFHMAAWGLPALKTIVILTLRKVAGDELTGLCYVGSADASALTGFVLVPLSCYLVLGTSFLLTGFVALFHIRKIMKTGGTNTEKLEKLMVKIGVFSILYTVPATCVIVCYVYERLNMDYWRLRATEQPCAAAALPGGRRDCSLRGGSVPTVAVFMLKIFMSLVVGITSGVWVWSSKTFQTWQSLCHRKLAGGRARGKGCGGPAGCGRGPHCHYKAPAVVLHMTKADPYLENPTHL